The following are from one region of the Harpia harpyja isolate bHarHar1 chromosome 4, bHarHar1 primary haplotype, whole genome shotgun sequence genome:
- the LOC128140788 gene encoding gastrin/cholecystokinin-like peptide has product MKVKVCIGLILTIMATACLCRPAAEAPGAAGDPRQLPTSLVRRDWPGYLSQEQMHLISQLLPTFTELRDRKGYAQGDEGMAALHDHYYPDWMDFGRRSAEESVDAV; this is encoded by the exons ATGAAGGTGAAGGTGTGCATCGGCCTCATCCTCACCATCATGGCGACCGCCTGCCTGTGCCGGCCCGCGGCAGAAGCACCGGGCGCTGCGGGGGACCCCCGCCAGCTCCCCACCAGCCTGGTCCGGCGGGACTGGCCCGGCTACCTGTCCCAGGAGCAGATGCACCTCatctcccagctcctgcccacctTCACAG AACTGAGAGACCGCAAGGGCTACGCGCAGGGGGACGAGGGGATGGCGGCCCTGCACGACCACTACTACCCCGACTGGATGGACTTCGGCCGTCGCAGCGCTGAGGAGTCGGTCGATGCCGTGTAG
- the HAP1 gene encoding huntingtin-associated protein 1 isoform X1 yields the protein MEIWSSPAAYDELNGNAERGGGGGDPITRELEEVLCAERVVRITKTYHDIDAVTNLLDEKERDLELAARIGQSLLKQNRSLTERNELLEEQLELAKEEIAQLRHEVSMRDDLLHFYTTTTEESEPTTATSTPLRRQESSLSLQQYFQYDTLQQKLKCLEEENQKLRMEATNIAAKTCQYEDQEQQLMIDCVEQFSEASQQVVYLSDELARKTEDTVRQQEEISQLLAQVVDLQQKCRTYGSEVEELQQHLAVAKEVQQQLRMELRDLQEKYAECGGMLQEAQEEVKSLRSRSLPNSTVSRYGTPSLLPVDSLAAEIKGMMRKGTDSSSSDYKSYLRVFETVKAVNQAAKARSCSESPHNMPGSKQLSAAPSGGASTPCTSCSGSEGAQGERAGEESRAAPGRQDLEAAVQRLSVRQQSHASEERSFFEAEREHKLRRLRDGESSSGFLTPNESIVSTGTTYSGSSELTAGSGFSLCSLTYLPDKLQIVKPLEGSVTLHHWQQLARPNLGGILVPRPGVLTKDFRQLDIDLEEVYSLNDLEEDDVDTSSFQLLPTSMPAKAKERPGVFLSVNNLPQTPSTFTITTCHILHPTTEITTVTPSLYNAVVPSCGPFEGLSLASPSPEPSSPMLAPGPGPLSMPVGLIRLLLARGISASVPGTGSWWAPLLPSQDPQHADTLPFPAPGGQDGPPLRSSIFSLNLVEKLRRLGLDKVVARGEMSYARGECRGARDALT from the exons ATGGAGATCTGGAGCAGCCCCGCCGCCTACGACGAGCTGAACGGGaacgcggagcggggcggcggcggcggagacCCCATCACCCGGGAGCTGGAggaag TCCTGTGTGCTGAGCGGGTGGTCAGGATCACGAAGACCTACCATGACATTGATGCCGTCACCAACCTGCTGGATGAG AAGGAGCGGGACCTGGAGCTGGCGGCGCGCATCGGGCAGTCCCTGCTGAAGCAGAACCGGAGCCTGACCGAGCGCAACGAGCTCCTggaggagcagctggagctggcCAAAGAGGAG atCGCGCAGCTGCGCCACGAGGTCTCCATGCGGGACGACCTGCTCCACTTCTACACCACCACGACGGAGGAGAGCGAGCCCACCACCGCCACCTCCACACC gctgcgCCGGCAAGAGTCCTCGCTGTCCCTGCAGCAGTACTTCCAGTACGACACCTTGCAGCAGAAACTCAAGTGCCTGGAGGAGGAAAACCAGAAACTTCGCATGGAG GCCACCAACATTGCAGCCAAGACCTGTCAGTATGAggaccaggagcagcagctgatgATCGACTGTGTGGAGCAGTTCT CTGAAGCAAGCCAGCAGGTTGTTTACCTCTCCGACGAGCTGGCCCGCAAGACGGAGGACACGGTGCGGCAGCAGGAGGAGATCAGCCAGCTCCTGGCGCAGGTTGTGGACCTGCAGCAGAAGTGCCGCACG TACGGCTCGGAGGTGGAGGAGCTCCAGCAGCACCTGGCTGTGGCAAAAgaggtgcagcagcagctccgcaTGGAG CTGCGGGACCTGCAGGAGAAGTACGCCGAGTGCGGTGGGATGCTGCAGGAAGCCCAGGAGGAGGTCAAGAGCCTGCGCAGCCGCAGCCTGCCCAACAGCACCGTCAGCCGCTACGGCACGCCGAGCCTCCTGCCCGTG GACTCGCTGGCGGCTGAGATCAAGGGGATGATGAGGAAGGGCACAGACAGCTCCTCCTCGGACTACAA GAGCTACCTGCGTGTCTTTGAGACGGTGAAAGCGGTGAACCAGGCGGCCAAAGCCAGGTCTTGCTCCGAGTCTCCCCACAACATGCCGGGCTCCAAGCAGTTGTCAGCCGCCCCTTCTGGCGGGGCCAGCACCCCCTGCACCAGCTGCTCCGGCTCGGAGGGTGCCCA GGGCGAGAGGGCCGGAGAGGAGTcccgggcagccccgggccgGCAGGACCTGGAGGCGGCGGTGCAGCGGCTGTCGGTGCGGCAGCAGAGCCATGCCTCGGAGGAGCGTTCCTTCTTCGAGGCGGAGCGGGAGCACAAGCTTCGGCGGCTGAGGGACGGGGAGAGCTCCAGCGGCTTCCTCACCCCCAACGAGAGCATCGTCTCCACCGGGACCACCTACTCGGGGAGCTCGGAGCTCACCGCTGGCTCCggcttctccctctgctccctcaCCTACCTGCCTGACAAGCTGCAGATCGTGAAGCCCCTGGAAG gctctgTGACACTCCACCACTGGCAGCAGCTGGCACGGCCCAACCTGGGTGGGATCCTGGTGCCCCGTCCCGGGGTGCTTACCAAAGACTTCAGGCAGCTGGACATTGACCTGGAGGAGGTCTACAGCCTCAACGACCTGGAGGAGGATGACGTGGACACCAGCTCCTTCCAGCTGCTCCCTACCTCTATGCCCGCCAAAGCCAAGGAGCGCCCCGGGG TGTTCCTCTCTGTTAACAACCTCCCCCAGACCCCATCTACCTTCACCATCACCACCTGCCACATCCTCCACCCCACCACTGAGATCACTACGGTGACACCCAG TCTGTATAACGCCGTCGTGCCTTCTTGTGGGCCCTTTGAGGGGCTGAGCCTTGCCAGCCCCTCGCCGGAGCCGTCTTCTCCCATGCTGGCACCTGGTCCCGGACCCCTGAGCATGCCTGTGGGACTCATCAGGCTCTTGCTGGCGCGGGGCATCTCTGCCTCGGTGCCAGGGACTGGGTCATGGTGGgcccccctgctcccctcccaggaCCCCCAGCATGCTGACACCCTGCCCTTCCCTGCGCCCGGGGGGCAGGACGGACCCCCGCTCAGGAGCAGCATCTTCAGCTTGAACCTGGTGGAGAAGCTGCGGCGCCTGGGGCTGGACAAGGTGGTGGCCAGAGGGGAGATGTCTTATGCCCGAGGAGAGTGCAGGGGAGCCCGGGATGCGCTGACGTGA
- the HAP1 gene encoding huntingtin-associated protein 1 isoform X2, with translation MEIWSSPAAYDELNGNAERGGGGGDPITRELEEVLCAERVVRITKTYHDIDAVTNLLDEKERDLELAARIGQSLLKQNRSLTERNELLEEQLELAKEEIAQLRHEVSMRDDLLHFYTTTTEESEPTTATSTPLRRQESSLSLQQYFQYDTLQQKLKCLEEENQKLRMEATNIAAKTCQYEDQEQQLMIDCVEQFSEASQQVVYLSDELARKTEDTVRQQEEISQLLAQVVDLQQKCRTYGSEVEELQQHLAVAKEVQQQLRMELRDLQEKYAECGGMLQEAQEEVKSLRSRSLPNSTVSRYGTPSLLPVDSLAAEIKGMMRKGTDSSSSDYKSYLRVFETVKAVNQAAKARSCSESPHNMPGSKQLSAAPSGGASTPCTSCSGSEGAQGERAGEESRAAPGRQDLEAAVQRLSVRQQSHASEERSFFEAEREHKLRRLRDGESSSGFLTPNESIVSTGTTYSGSSELTAGSGFSLCSLTYLPDKLQIVKPLEGSVTLHHWQQLARPNLGGILVPRPGVLTKDFRQLDIDLEEVYSLNDLEEDDVDTSSFQLLPTSMPAKAKERPGVCITPSCLLVGPLRG, from the exons ATGGAGATCTGGAGCAGCCCCGCCGCCTACGACGAGCTGAACGGGaacgcggagcggggcggcggcggcggagacCCCATCACCCGGGAGCTGGAggaag TCCTGTGTGCTGAGCGGGTGGTCAGGATCACGAAGACCTACCATGACATTGATGCCGTCACCAACCTGCTGGATGAG AAGGAGCGGGACCTGGAGCTGGCGGCGCGCATCGGGCAGTCCCTGCTGAAGCAGAACCGGAGCCTGACCGAGCGCAACGAGCTCCTggaggagcagctggagctggcCAAAGAGGAG atCGCGCAGCTGCGCCACGAGGTCTCCATGCGGGACGACCTGCTCCACTTCTACACCACCACGACGGAGGAGAGCGAGCCCACCACCGCCACCTCCACACC gctgcgCCGGCAAGAGTCCTCGCTGTCCCTGCAGCAGTACTTCCAGTACGACACCTTGCAGCAGAAACTCAAGTGCCTGGAGGAGGAAAACCAGAAACTTCGCATGGAG GCCACCAACATTGCAGCCAAGACCTGTCAGTATGAggaccaggagcagcagctgatgATCGACTGTGTGGAGCAGTTCT CTGAAGCAAGCCAGCAGGTTGTTTACCTCTCCGACGAGCTGGCCCGCAAGACGGAGGACACGGTGCGGCAGCAGGAGGAGATCAGCCAGCTCCTGGCGCAGGTTGTGGACCTGCAGCAGAAGTGCCGCACG TACGGCTCGGAGGTGGAGGAGCTCCAGCAGCACCTGGCTGTGGCAAAAgaggtgcagcagcagctccgcaTGGAG CTGCGGGACCTGCAGGAGAAGTACGCCGAGTGCGGTGGGATGCTGCAGGAAGCCCAGGAGGAGGTCAAGAGCCTGCGCAGCCGCAGCCTGCCCAACAGCACCGTCAGCCGCTACGGCACGCCGAGCCTCCTGCCCGTG GACTCGCTGGCGGCTGAGATCAAGGGGATGATGAGGAAGGGCACAGACAGCTCCTCCTCGGACTACAA GAGCTACCTGCGTGTCTTTGAGACGGTGAAAGCGGTGAACCAGGCGGCCAAAGCCAGGTCTTGCTCCGAGTCTCCCCACAACATGCCGGGCTCCAAGCAGTTGTCAGCCGCCCCTTCTGGCGGGGCCAGCACCCCCTGCACCAGCTGCTCCGGCTCGGAGGGTGCCCA GGGCGAGAGGGCCGGAGAGGAGTcccgggcagccccgggccgGCAGGACCTGGAGGCGGCGGTGCAGCGGCTGTCGGTGCGGCAGCAGAGCCATGCCTCGGAGGAGCGTTCCTTCTTCGAGGCGGAGCGGGAGCACAAGCTTCGGCGGCTGAGGGACGGGGAGAGCTCCAGCGGCTTCCTCACCCCCAACGAGAGCATCGTCTCCACCGGGACCACCTACTCGGGGAGCTCGGAGCTCACCGCTGGCTCCggcttctccctctgctccctcaCCTACCTGCCTGACAAGCTGCAGATCGTGAAGCCCCTGGAAG gctctgTGACACTCCACCACTGGCAGCAGCTGGCACGGCCCAACCTGGGTGGGATCCTGGTGCCCCGTCCCGGGGTGCTTACCAAAGACTTCAGGCAGCTGGACATTGACCTGGAGGAGGTCTACAGCCTCAACGACCTGGAGGAGGATGACGTGGACACCAGCTCCTTCCAGCTGCTCCCTACCTCTATGCCCGCCAAAGCCAAGGAGCGCCCCGGGG TCTGTATAACGCCGTCGTGCCTTCTTGTGGGCCCTTTGAGGGGCTGA